The Raphanus sativus cultivar WK10039 chromosome 6, ASM80110v3, whole genome shotgun sequence sequence TCAAAAAGTACGAGGATGTCTCATTCTAGAAGCCTTTCGTTAGAACCTGCCATTACAGGAAGGTTCCGTGACTCATTGAGTTTACAAAGACACGACGACGATGACGTCATCAACAAACCAGACTTCCGAGAACTCGATCTCGGCTCTCCCGTTTCCACCTTAATGCCAcgtgtctcctcctcctccgcttCCTCGGCGGCAGCGACTCCCACCAGCAGCTCCGGTTCCTCCGGCTCCGCTTCCGGAAAACCGTCGGTGACTTGTAAAAAAAGCCACTCCGGCGAGATTTCCGGTGTACCCGGATCCGCAATGCCGGCGGTTAAGAATCTCAAACCGGGTCACAGGAGATCCTCTTCGACGGGAAAGCCGTTGATCTTCTCCGGCTCTAGCTTCTACTCGGCCTCCGGCGGAAGCGGCGCCACGTCGGCGGTGTCACCGAGTCCCGCCGTTTTACCCGCCGGCAACATTTGCCCGTCGGGTCGGATCTTGAAAACCGGAATGGCGGCTCGGACCTCGAGCAGGACAGAGACTCTCTGCACGGGATCCGGTAACTACGGACACGGAAACGTCGTACGCAGCGCCGGCGTCGGAGGAGGAACCGCCGGGAATCTGAACCACTCCGGTGAAAGCTCGGAGGAGGTGAAGAGACTAGGGAACGATATGTACAGAAGAGGGAACTTCTCGGAAGCTCTGTCTTTATACGACAGAGCAATCTCACTGTCACCGGAAAACGCAGCGTACAGAAGTAACCGCGCGGCTGCGTTAACGGCGTTGAAACGGTTAGGAGAAGCCGTTAAAGAATGTCTCGAAGCTGTGAGGCTTGATCCGTCTTACTCTAGAGCTCACCAAAGACTAGCTTCACTCTATCTCAGGTAAGTATAATCAATCTTTGTTTGTGTCTTTTAAGTTTAATGATGATTATTGAGTTGGTTAATCTTTTATCTTTGTCGGTGTAGATTGGGAGAAGCTGAGAATGCGAGGCGGCATCTTTGTTTCTCCGGTCAGTGTCCGGATCAAACCGATCTCCAACGGCTGCAGACGCTGGAGAAGCATCTCCGCCGTTGCTGGGAGGCTAGGAAGATCGGAGATTGGAGAACGGTGATCAAAGAAACCGATGCAGCTATTGCGAAAGGAGCTGATTCGTCTCCTCAGGTTTCAGAGATCACCgacaaaaacataaaccagTTTTGTAATGATTTTAACTAACTTTGATGTCTTTTTTAACAGCTTGTAGCATGTAAAGCTGAAGCCTTGTTGCGTCTTAACCAAATAGAGGATTCAGATTTCTGTATATCTTCCGTTCCAAGAAATGATCATTACCACACTCAACCACAAGCTAAACTCTTCGGTATGGTCGCTGAAGCTTATGTCCTCTCTATCCAGTCTCAAGTTGATATGGCATTAGGAAGGTAAAGAGCTTTACAAAACATTTATGAtgcttgttttgattttatttaaagatgGTAAGGTTTGTTGCAGATTCGAAAACGGTGTTGTAAAGGCAGAGAGAGCTGCGGTGCTAGATCAGACCAATCCCGAGCTTGTGTCGGTTTTAAACAATGTCAAGATGGTTGTGAAGGCACGTACTCGTGGTAATGAGCTGTTTAGTACAGGGAGATACTCTGAAGCGAGTGTAGCTTATGGAGACGGGCTCGAACACGATGGTTCGAACTCGGTTTTGTACTGCAATAGAGCAGCTTGTTGGTATAAGCTCGGTTTATGGGAGAAATCAGTTGAAGACTGTAACCAAGCACTTAAGATTCATCCTAGTTACATCAAGGCGCTTCTAAGAAGAGCTGCTTCATACGGAAAGGTGATGATTAGAACTCAGTTTGGTCAGTTATTAACGTAGTGTGTGTGTTTGAATGacaatgtttttgtttgaaatgTAGTTTGGTCGATGGGAAGATGCGGTTAGAGATTATGAGTTTGTGAGAAGGGAACTTCCAGGAGATGGTGAAGTTGCGGAGTCTTTAGAGAGAGCGAAAACCGCGGTGATGAACAGAAGTCAAGAATCTAAAAGCTTAGGAGGATACAATAACCAAGTTGAAGCGGTTTCAACTTTGGATAAGTTCAAGAACGTTGTCTCACTTCCCGGTAAGTTTTTAAACATAAGAAGACTCTACTTTGTGTCTGAAAGGTTTTGAAATTTTTGCTCAAAAAGTggaaacatgttttcttttttcaggTGTTTCTGTGTTTCATTTCAAGTCATCATCAAACCGACAATGCGAAGAGATATCTCCCTTCATCAACACTTTATGCCTTCGGTATCCATTAGTACATTTCTTCATGGTATATACACCACCACtctccaaaaaaaaatgcatttttgATATCACAGTTTCTTGTAACGTCAGATGTTGGAACTGAGGAAAAGTGAAACGTTATTTTAGGTGGATGTGGAGGAGAGCTTGGCGTTGGCGAAGGCAGAGAGTATCAGGAAAGTTCCGACGTTTAAGATGTATAAGAATGGAGACAAGGTGAAGGAGATGATATGTCCGAGCCACCAGTTTCTTGAGGACTCTATAAAGCAAATCATCCTATAATACAAAAGCatatatcatcatcattatctGTTTCCCTAGTTTGATCCCAAGAGCCTATTTTTAAGACATAAGAGAAGAGCTATTCTATCATTCAACAAAATTGttcattctttctttttttttctacataTTTTTGTGAGGTTTGACTCTGCTTGCTTTGAACGATAAGTGTTCAGAAGTATTCAAAATATGCAAAGCTTCACGTCCGGCTTGTATTCATAGGTGCTAGATTCTCTATTAACGCGATAAAGAGCTATGCAAGAAACAGAGCAGAGTTGTTCTGCATGTGTGGGGTTGACTCAACCagaggaagaaagaagaaatGAAGGGACATATAGTAAGAGAGGATCAATGAGTAAAAAAGACAGTAGTGAATTACATATTACAAATAAGAAGACAGCATCTGATGAAACAGGCATCAattcacacatattaataaatcaCTGCATCAAGAGAAAACAAGACCCGTTTTTTATAAGAATCAACTTAAGTCATGTATAGTCTTTGTAGTTTACACACTCTAAAACCTTTCAGGTGAGTTCACGATCTCGTAGTAGAATACAGAGATTTTCAAGCCCAAAACCTAATACAATGAAGTTAGTAGTAAACTGACTGGAACAGAAAATATCCAGTGATCAAAGTACAGATCAGTCACACAAGGAGAACACATATCAGATTTTATTTGAGTCAGTTAGTCCAATTTAGCCGTATGATAGACATAACACAGCACGAATAAGCTTAACAAGAAATTATCATATCATACTCGTAAGAAAAGCGTACGTAAGCTTCAGAGAGATTATCACATCGTAGAATAATAATACTTAAGCAGAGATTTTAGGGAATAGTACAAAGACGGTTTGAAATGATGAAATTAAAATGCCTTAACCTGTGTTCTGCATACCAGCGGCTATACCCTTCATGGTGAGGATAACAGTGTCTTCAAGTCCAGGTGCATACTCGCTCTTTGGATTCAGCTTAACGAGCTCAGCCGCTGGTTTACTAGACTCCATGTAGTCTTTAGACAAATGTGGCCTCACTTTAACGTGGAAGCTCGGGTCACGTATCTGCTTCAGCGTGTAGGCTTGGCACACGTTCAATGTCGTGATGTATGGGTCACGTAGCTGCAGCCTTTGCCTCAAGTATGGATCACCTTCAAGAATGTCTTTGTGACCAGCAACCTGGTTAAGGAACGCTGGTTAATTAGCGTGTTTTGCACGGTTTCTATCAGACTGAACATCTTGTAGTTAAAGCAAAGCTCATACCTGGAGGAGGAGGCGTCTGGTCTCTAGGTAGTTAACTCGAAGCTGTTCACCAAAGGGTTGAAGTTCTTCAGAGACGAGGAGACGGTCGTAGAGAGCAGCGATTCCAGGGTCTCCTTTGGCGAAAACCATTTCGACTAGATCGATTGTGACACGGAAGAATGGCCACTGGTTGTACATCTCTTTGAGCATGTTGAGATTCTTTGCGTCCTTCTGGATCACACGTTTGAATGCGGCTCCAAAGCCTAGCCACACTGGCAAGTGAAACCTCGTCTGAGTCCACGCAAAGATCCATGGGATTGCACGTAGAGATTCAATGCCTCCGCTTGGTTTTCGCTTTGATGGTCTGCTTCCTATGTTCATCCTTCCATATTCAAGCTCAGGTGTTGCCTGTAACACAAAGAGAGTTGCTTAAAGAACTTAACAGACAGAAGTAAGGACAAGTCTGCAAGTGTGTTGGTTAAAGAACTTACCAGACGGAAGTACTCAACGAAACGAGGCTCCTTGAAGACAACAGAACGGTACTCTTCAGTGGCAATCACAGCCATTTCATCCATAAGGACACGCCACTCCGGTTTAGGAGAAACCGGTGGATGCATTCCATGCTCAAGCGTAGCAGCCGTGAAACGCTGAAGAGTCCTAAAGCACAAATGCTCTTCTCCGAAAGACTGTTCAATGACTTCTCCTTGAACCGTTACCCTGAGCTGCCCGTGAATGGTATCCGGAGGCTGAGACAAGATAGCAAGATGAGTCGGTCCACCACCTCTGCCTACAGTCCCACCTCTCCCGTGAAACATCGTGAGCTTGACTCCAAACTCTTTTGCAACCTTCACAAGCTCTTCTTGCGTCTTGTACAACTGCCACGCCGCGGACAAACGTCCAGCGTCTTTCCCCGAGTCTGAATACCCGATCATGACTTCTTGCTTACCGTTGATCCTGTTTCTGTACCACTCTATCGAGAAGAGACGTGCGACGGAAGCAGGAGCGTTTTCTAAATCCGCTAGCTTCTCGAACAAAGGGACGACTCTCAGAGGATGAGTGATTCCGCATTCGCGTTGCAAGAGCTCAACAGCGAGGACGTCTGATGGAGCGGTGGCCATGGAGATGATGTACGCACCGAAACTATCGTAAGGAAGCTCTGAAATGACTTTGAAAGTGTCTAACACGTCAGCGATCTCTTCGGTTTTGGGAAGATCAGGTCCGAAGAGAGGACGTTTCCCGCTTAGCTCGGATAAGAGCCAGTCCTGTCTCTTTTCCTCTGACCATTCTTTGTAGGATCCAATACCTAAGTGCTGTGTGATAGCGTCCAAGACATCTGTGTGTCTGTCAGATTCTTGACGGATGTCAAGTTTCACAAGTGCAAGTCCGAATGTCGACACTTGCCGCAAGAAATCTAGTAGGCTTCCATCAGCAATAGGTCTGTCACCACAATCACAGAGAGACCTGTAACAAAGCTCAAGCGGCTCCAAAAACTTTGGAATGAAACAGAAGGTTTAGTTAGCTAAAAATGCaaatcaaacaagaagacaaATTTTTCAGTTTGGATTCAGTCTTAGAGAACGCACCTGCTCCACACTAGTGAAAATCGCGTCTTCAGGAACGTCTGAAACGCCGCTGGACAGTAACTGACGAGCATGCTCACGTGTGTTGTAAAGCTTGTCCCTCACGTCTCCAAGGATGGCTCGGTATGGCTCATTTGAAGGGATTTGTTTCCAAAATTCTACAAAAAAATCGAACGCACATCAAACATACCGTAGCAGTATATTAAACGAGCAAGAAGGTAAAACACACACCTATATAGTGTTTGGCATCCCTTTTGGCACATCTTTGAGCTTCTGCACGAACACGAAGTTCCTCATTGCAACGCCACATGGACATCTGCAAATAAACCTAACATTAACATCCAAAGAAACTAAGGAAGCTGTGATGAGTATGAGTGTAAACGTTTCTTGACCTCGAACATAAGATCTTCAATCTGGGAGAAGTAGAGATTAGCAGCCATCATTCTTGCTAGTAAGCATACATCTCTTGTAACTTCAGGAGTGACTCGAGGGTTTCCTAGAGATTAAGACATGTTTAATAGTTAAAAAACCAATTCATGTTTTCAGGACGACAAAGAAGTAATCACAGTGTAGGGTACCATCACGGTCTCCACCCATCCAAGAAGAGAACTGAATGAGAGGAGCGTTGTAAGGAACACGCTCATTGATGCCAATGTTCTTCAAAGCAGTGTCAACACGTCTCAGGAATTTAGGAACTCCTTTCCAGATTGTCTCATGGAAGTAGCTCATCCCCGCTCTCATCTCATCTTGTGGTGTAGGAGGAGTTCTTCTGATCTCATCAGTGCGAAAAGCAGCTTGAATCTGGTCCCAGCAAAACACAATAGTTTTAAGTATAATGCAaagcaataataaaaaaagCTTCACTTTGTGTATACCTCTCGTTGAAGAGCTTCATCGAGTTCTTGTTTATCATCAGGAGTAATGTCTTTTGCATATAACTGTGTCAAGCAATCACGAATCCTGGTAACAAAATTTCAGTTAGTTCACTCTGAAGTTCGGTTAGATTCGGTAGGTTTTCTAAAGAATCGGTTTTTGGTTCGGTAATTGGTTATTtggattttcttttaaaaaggaatTTACCCAAACTATAccaaaaacccaaaccgaactaaaccaTATTTTGAACCGAATAAACCAAATTTATCGAAATGAAACTAATCctgaattttaacaaaattaaaccaaaataaacaaaattaaaatttcagtaggattttcaaaaatcaaactaaccgaaataccgaaCAAAAACTTTAATTTGGTAAGATTTATGTTGAACTAACCGTAAACTGAACTACCCGAACTCAGTAAACCGAACTAACCGCAGAATAACCGAACTAACCGAACCCGCAGGCCTAAAGCTAAACAAAGTAACAAGAAACCAAAATGTCTAGGACTCAGAAGCAAACCTTCCAAACTTTTGAAGCAAAGACCGACGAACAGATTGAGTAGGATGAGCAGTTAAGACCAAATCAACAGTCTGGTTCTTGAGAGCATCAAACACCTCTTCAGGAGTCTTGCTAAGCTGCAAGAGCCTCTTGAGAGTCTCTTCAATATCAGATTCCGTTGTTGCAGAGGCCTCATCAGCGAAATCTCCTTTCTTAAGCTTCTTGATCCTGCGCCTGTACGCAATCTGGACTTCCTCAGCAAGATTAGCCAAGCTAAGCATGTTGGAGAATGACTTCGTGACAACGATTGAATCTCCAGGATCCAAACTCGTCAGCATGTTTCCAAGCTCCTCTAGCTTCTCAGTGTTGCGGTTCCCATCGTAATCGGCAGCAACCTCGTAGCATTCTTGAACCTTTTAGAcacaaacaacaaaacaaaacattttctGTTTCAGAACAAAAGGAGAAACAGCGAACACAAAATCAGTTCAGATAACAAAGTTAAAGAGATAAACATACGAACTCTCTGACTTCTTCTCCATGCAAATCCTGGAGAATGTCAAGAAACCGATCCAGCAAGAGAGCATCGTACTCCACGAGCTTGTCGTCTTCAGAGACTTTTGCAGGAGCAATAAGCCTGAGCTGAGCATCAATGGAAGCCATCTTCTTCAAACTTCCAGTAGCCATGGCTGATGCTTCTTTCTCTCCTTCCCAGTTTTAAACCTTAGTCCTCAAAtctaatacaaaaaaaacaccAGAGATTTTCAGATTGACACGCGTAAATAACGGAGATATAATTTGGTAAAGCAGAGTAAAGAGGGTCGAGAAGTTTCGTACACGAGAAAGATGATGGAAGGAGAAGAGACAGTTGataaagtttattttagtttttctgaAAGTGTTTAGAACCAAAAGAAATCTCAGTAGCCAAATCTAGTCCATTCGATGTGTAGTTGTACCTTATTTATAGCTGAAACTctctttatctttttatttaatttattgaaaagtatttttgtaaccttctttttttttcttgaacaaaTCTTTTTGTAGTTTCACTCTTTATCATATTTATGGTAAGAatcttacatatattttttaaaaacttatctAACATAATTTTATGGGATAGTGTTAACACATTTGAccaataaacaacaacaacatctaCACCAAGTCACTAATCATTCGGTTGATGCCAATTTAGATGATAATCTTAACCATTTATGCTACAATCATTATTAGgactgggcaaaaaatccgaatccgaaaaaccaaaccgaacccgatccgaaaaagtagcaccgaatccgaaccgaaattcattaaatatccgaacgggttcaaaatttcggtatttaaagaaccgaaaccgaacccgatccgaaccgaaatattttgggtacccgaatgtatccgaaataaatttatatacttaaatatatacattattttatatataatgtatattaaaaatattaaaaatatataagatacctttaagttttccaaaatactcggaaaatatatgcaaatagtcaaaagtaaatgtttaaaatagctaaagtatactgaaaacaccaaaatagttaaatatctattgattctttatccaaatattcaaagaaaactaatttatatgttaaattaaggtattttgacatatatgttatgaaaatttatatgtaatatattatctttcttatagattttgaaaatttaaagtatataatgaattttgaaaatttaaaaacattttaaatgggttatccgaacccgaaccgaacccgcaaagatccaaaccgaacccgaaccaaaatttagaaatatccgaatggggctgaaatctttgaccccgaaaacccgaaacccgaatggactgaaccgaaacccgaatgggtacccgaacgcccaacCCTAATCATTATCATACAAGAAATCCATCAAGAATAAGAAGAGAACAAGAGATCGTTACATGTCGAGGTAGTTTTGGGAAGTCTCGACATCCTCTTCGGAAATCTCATTGTTCTTTAGGATCGGAAATCTCATTGTTCTTTAGGATGGGTTTTAGAGCATCTCtaattccattttatttttttactttttgctttattttgaAGTAGTTTTTTTCTAACCTCATTTCATTTTGAAATAGTTTTAGAGTATTTACGGTgtatatcttcatttttttaagATAAACTTCTCAAATTGTAATCTGGtctttaacttttatttatttttatcttttgccaaaataaattatataagttaataatatccaattaatttcaaaatttcgactattatttttttatctaatcaGATATTTATATCAAAGAGCATATGAATCTTTGTTTATAAGAACTTTTTAACTCGATTTAAAAGAATCAAAGCTGAATAAGCTCATTTTTTACTTCTAAACATTTTGGTTAATcacttgaagaaaaaaatataaatatggtattttttttaaatgatgttttgtgtttgtttattcatgttatataataaatttataatacgataatgtttaatttatataaaataataattgtgttggattatttttcaaacaaaataataaggtagaataagtaaatatgaaaAAGTATAGGATTTTATTAGTAATTAATGATTGAGTGGatatggaatatatatatatatatatatatatatatatatatatatttttttttttttaaatgaaataaaccattggagcaaatgtttctttacttttttcttcattttgaagaaagtgaacttttaaaaaaaattaaaccaatcATTAGAGATGTTCTTAGGTTTTACGGAAGATTCATGTTactatatatagtaaaaatgaaGGTGGGCCTTTGTTTAATCAAATGACAGAAATGAGCTTGATTGTTAAATTTGAAATCAATGTAGTATTTACAGATAAGCAACTTGAAATCAActttatgttaaaatataaaaaacgaTATAGGCCTGAAACAACTTGAATGTTAAACTTTAAATCAATGTAGTATTTACAAATAAgcaattttgaaaaacaaaattaacaacaaaagagaaaacagagaacTAAATAACACGCAGCACACTGCACAGATACCTTTATCTTGTCTTCAATAGAAGTAAGAATGTGTTCATCAACTTCCTAGATAAGGAGACATTTCTGTGAATGAAACCAATGGCACATAAACGAGTACCACAAAgtcttttttattaaatattgtatacacgcatatttgtaaaaattataaaacttaaattaatagaatagattatatATACACTTCACTAAACtttaattataaacatatataaaatggtCATTAAAAAATCGGATAAACTGATCCCCACAATAGTAAACTAATCAAAACAAccaaatatctaatttaatattttaaaattcataataattttgattgtcggtttttttaagaaaaataaatataaccgAGTTTtagtgcgggtcaaaatctagttttttttatgataagcattttacatattttttaaacttatctaacataattttatatatgagaGAGTGTTAACACATTTGACCAATAgttaaatttattgaataatATATGGTTAATTTTCTCTTGTGCTTACACTTCTCTTGTGATATTGTTTTCAAATTAAATGACaaatagttaatttaaaatttaactacGTGAGTTGACAAAAATTCAATTAAAGTAAAAGTATGTAACCTATTTATCCACATAATGAATGGTTGGGTCGTAACTATAAAAACATTTTGGGGATTTTGGGAGTTTTAAGGAAAATTACAATTAAGTACATTTACttgttgtttttaaattttgataaaatttaataagtgCGATACAAAAGATTTGTAGGTGTAAAATATAACGTGAGCAATGAATATGTCTTTTCCATAAACCAAAAAAgagtaaataattattttgagtGTCGTACGTCGTCATACGAAATCAGGAACGGGACCAAGCTGCATGTGTACGGTCGCCATGGTGACTTTAGAGTGGACTGATGAGTCAGTCACCACTTTTCCTTTTTCCTGATTTGGCTTCTTTTAATATATCACGGGACCATAtcttacattgttttttttcttccttttatcTCATATAAGCATCTAAGAAAATGTGAACATTCATAACTAATTACAGGCATATATGGAATATGCCAACGGATATGCTGATTAGCTTCATATATACGTAATACGTATAGTTTCTCTTCTCCTTTAGTTTATACTTGtgagataaaaacaatttcgggctaaataaataaaaacagtataataaattaataaccatGTGAGTAAACATTTTTCTTGAGTTATCCAAGCAAGTAGGAGACGTGTCTGCAAATTGATTCAAAGCAAACACTATTGTTCAGTAACTAGccttagaaaattatatattaatgagTATCTAAAACAAAAGTTTCTggtgaaaagaagaaaactccCCAAGAATTGTGGAAGGAGTAAGAAATATAACACAGCCTTTTGACCTTTGCCTTTAAACGTACCTAGACTATTACGGTCTTATCATATGCTTTTATTCCAGTATTTATACtttaatttattctttttatttgattctTGAATCTAAGAACAAATGGCCAACGAAAGATGCCCATGATAATCATTTAAAGACTTTATCATatcaatttattttatcaatGATCTTATCGTATCAGATAAAATCAGAACCCTACTGAAATATAAAAGTTACTTTATCTGAtacattataaatttgttttaaaataaattataatacatcaaaaatttaatcactttctttgtttatttattgtATTACTATTTATAATTACCAATAAAAGTCTAATAATTAGAACTCTATTTTGAGTTTTAGAATCTATTATGTCTAACTCAACCATTTTATGTCAAATTTGCCTAGTTCTAAAACTGGTGTTCATGAGCATTTATGCCAATCTATACTTAAATTTTCGATATCTACCTGATTATGGTGGTAGATTTTAAACCATGGGTCACTGTAGAAATCACTAATTAACCTAAgaaaatttatgttttgaaGTGCGAATCAAAGTAGTACACAACATTTAggtataatttatttatatatgcaaAAGTTTGACATTATTTGCcatttttagctatttatttaaattgatatattttctattttagtactataaaattatatatatattagtttatataatatttttatatataatacacatTCATCAAATAATAAGTTTTCcgattatgttatatatatatatatatatatatatatatatatattgtataatcAAGTAATCAAACGATCTTAGTAAAGGTTACTTGAGCTTTAGAAAATGTGAAAGGGCATTTCAAGATTTGTTTATaaccttttaattttttcaagaGACGGACGAAGAAATAAATAGACCGATATTAATTTTGTCTCTAAtatgatgtatatatatcaaataaatttcctCAGATTCTCTAACATTGTATATTTGTAATTTGAAGTGTTAGTTTATAATCtgtgagacaaaaaaaaaacagtatccGCATAGCAAGAAAGATTTGTTCGTGCGCTTATATCATATACCTACGTTCTGTGCTGTTGAGAGACCGTGCAGGGCTGGCTAATTTATGGGGCAAGGGGTGCGCTCGCCCTCGGTCCATAGCcaaatctattatttttatttggataGTGATAAATAATatactagattaggacccgccctaaagggcggaaattgatttgtcaaatttcaattaataatatatggtatatataatatgtgtatataatattatatatatttttataacatttatataatatatacatattagacatatataatattttattaaatatatatagaatttaatagtgttataatttgtgttgtacttgttattagtttgtatttaatcttctttcatttttagtataataatttgccttgttacaccttttaccttttaacttatacacatagtctcgtaaaatgtaatatataaaaaacatatttaaaaaatctactgaccatatgccaccattatttagttgtttgaacaaaaaaaaatcatattattgca is a genomic window containing:
- the LOC108808928 gene encoding inactive TPR repeat-containing thioredoxin TTL3 — its product is MSHSRSLSLEPAITGRFRDSLSLQRHDDDDVINKPDFRELDLGSPVSTLMPRVSSSSASSAAATPTSSSGSSGSASGKPSVTCKKSHSGEISGVPGSAMPAVKNLKPGHRRSSSTGKPLIFSGSSFYSASGGSGATSAVSPSPAVLPAGNICPSGRILKTGMAARTSSRTETLCTGSGNYGHGNVVRSAGVGGGTAGNLNHSGESSEEVKRLGNDMYRRGNFSEALSLYDRAISLSPENAAYRSNRAAALTALKRLGEAVKECLEAVRLDPSYSRAHQRLASLYLRLGEAENARRHLCFSGQCPDQTDLQRLQTLEKHLRRCWEARKIGDWRTVIKETDAAIAKGADSSPQLVACKAEALLRLNQIEDSDFCISSVPRNDHYHTQPQAKLFGMVAEAYVLSIQSQVDMALGRFENGVVKAERAAVLDQTNPELVSVLNNVKMVVKARTRGNELFSTGRYSEASVAYGDGLEHDGSNSVLYCNRAACWYKLGLWEKSVEDCNQALKIHPSYIKALLRRAASYGKFGRWEDAVRDYEFVRRELPGDGEVAESLERAKTAVMNRSQESKSLGGYNNQVEAVSTLDKFKNVVSLPGVSVFHFKSSSNRQCEEISPFINTLCLRYPLVHFFMVDVEESLALAKAESIRKVPTFKMYKNGDKVKEMICPSHQFLEDSIKQIIL
- the LOC108808926 gene encoding phosphoenolpyruvate carboxylase 2 → MATGSLKKMASIDAQLRLIAPAKVSEDDKLVEYDALLLDRFLDILQDLHGEEVREFVQECYEVAADYDGNRNTEKLEELGNMLTSLDPGDSIVVTKSFSNMLSLANLAEEVQIAYRRRIKKLKKGDFADEASATTESDIEETLKRLLQLSKTPEEVFDALKNQTVDLVLTAHPTQSVRRSLLQKFGRIRDCLTQLYAKDITPDDKQELDEALQREIQAAFRTDEIRRTPPTPQDEMRAGMSYFHETIWKGVPKFLRRVDTALKNIGINERVPYNAPLIQFSSWMGGDRDGNPRVTPEVTRDVCLLARMMAANLYFSQIEDLMFEMSMWRCNEELRVRAEAQRCAKRDAKHYIEFWKQIPSNEPYRAILGDVRDKLYNTREHARQLLSSGVSDVPEDAIFTSVEQFLEPLELCYRSLCDCGDRPIADGSLLDFLRQVSTFGLALVKLDIRQESDRHTDVLDAITQHLGIGSYKEWSEEKRQDWLLSELSGKRPLFGPDLPKTEEIADVLDTFKVISELPYDSFGAYIISMATAPSDVLAVELLQRECGITHPLRVVPLFEKLADLENAPASVARLFSIEWYRNRINGKQEVMIGYSDSGKDAGRLSAAWQLYKTQEELVKVAKEFGVKLTMFHGRGGTVGRGGGPTHLAILSQPPDTIHGQLRVTVQGEVIEQSFGEEHLCFRTLQRFTAATLEHGMHPPVSPKPEWRVLMDEMAVIATEEYRSVVFKEPRFVEYFRLATPELEYGRMNIGSRPSKRKPSGGIESLRAIPWIFAWTQTRFHLPVWLGFGAAFKRVIQKDAKNLNMLKEMYNQWPFFRVTIDLVEMVFAKGDPGIAALYDRLLVSEELQPFGEQLRVNYLETRRLLLQVAGHKDILEGDPYLRQRLQLRDPYITTLNVCQAYTLKQIRDPSFHVKVRPHLSKDYMESSKPAAELVKLNPKSEYAPGLEDTVILTMKGIAAGMQNTG